The Veillonellaceae bacterium genome includes the window AGAACTCAAAGAACAGGGAACTCTTCAGCCGGCTATGCCCACATGCTGGAATGAAGAAACTAAGCCTCATAAATTTTGTCCGGGCTGCGGACATGGGATTATTTTGAAGGCATTAGGCGAAGCTATTGATGAACTCGGAATTAAGGGAAAAATGGTTTATGGCTGTGATATTGGTTGTTCGTTATTAGCGTGGGATTTTTTTGCGATTGATACTGTGCAAACTCACCATGGTCGGACAACCCCGGTAATTACCGGTATGAAGCGTGCTAATCCCGATATTATCGGTGTTGCCTATATGGGAGACGGCGGCGGTTATGCAATTGGCTCGCAACACTTATTTAATGCAGCTGTTCGTAATGAGAAAATCACGATAATTTTGTGCAATAACTGTAACTATGGAATGACAGGCGGACAGATGGCGCCTACAACGCTGCCGGGCATGAAAACAGAAACAAGCCCTTACGGCCGCGATATCGAAGCAACCGGCGCTCCGACTAAAGGACCGGAA containing:
- a CDS encoding 2-oxoglutarate synthase → MQELKEQGTLQPAMPTCWNEETKPHKFCPGCGHGIILKALGEAIDELGIKGKMVYGCDIGCSLLAWDFFAIDTVQTHHGRTTPVITGMKRANPDIIGVAYMGDGGGYAIGSQHLFNAAVRNEKITIILCNNCNYGMTGGQMAPTTLPGMKTETSPYGRDIEATGAPTKGPEMVAAVAPEGAYVARGTIANPRQMKGFIKKALENQIAGRGLSFVECLSSCPTNWRTNAKQTWEFVEKDMTEYFKVGELRVPSEMKEGK